A window of Chloracidobacterium sp. N contains these coding sequences:
- a CDS encoding ATP-binding protein — protein sequence MGGHSADRTTAPAPQLDRLEFVIPSVIPRMHELLQELMNLLEARGIAEPNSNIVLALDEAIANAIKHGNHEDPTKQVHVVVEFTHDEVTFTITDEGDGFDLNALPDPTDPSCLMRTCGRGVMLIYHIMDEVEYNARGNQVRMKKKAER from the coding sequence ATGGGAGGACATTCTGCCGACCGGACGACCGCCCCGGCCCCGCAGCTTGACCGCCTGGAGTTCGTCATCCCCAGTGTCATCCCGCGCATGCACGAGCTGTTGCAGGAATTGATGAACCTGCTCGAAGCCCGCGGCATTGCCGAACCGAACTCCAACATCGTTCTGGCGCTGGACGAAGCCATTGCCAATGCCATCAAGCATGGCAACCACGAAGACCCGACCAAGCAGGTTCACGTCGTCGTCGAGTTTACGCACGATGAAGTGACGTTCACCATCACCGACGAAGGCGACGGCTTCGACCTCAATGCCCTGCCCGACCCAACCGATCCGAGTTGCCTGATGCGTACCTGCGGGCGCGGCGTCATGCTCATCTACCACATTATGGATGAGGTCGAGTACAACGCCCGTGGGAATCAGGTGCGGATGAAGAAAAAGGCGGAACGATAA
- the recJ gene encoding single-stranded-DNA-specific exonuclease RecJ has translation MSVHAPRRSLSGALWKQATPPADAVKRLTQALDIHPLVATCLINRGLTTPEQAAAFLTPDLTHVPDPRPMRNLTEALHIIGRAVERRERIRIVGDYDCDGTTGLVTLRNVLRQLGVQTDDFVSYYVPDREQEGYGLNPGIIGQAAADGVQVLVSVDIGITAHREWEMARAQGIVGVCIDHHTALGSRVPADAVVVCPKQVGDAYPEKDLAACGLAWQMARALLGERPNGEAFLRSLTKLVAIGTYADLVPLSSPANRAIVAEGLRGLNSGSKNPGLSALLEVAGLRERPIGAGDLGFRLGPRINAAGRIEGTTVGIIQLFDSLTPDEARQRAQQIDAWNTERQAIQRQLVDQLEARIASQPQDDPVYVLAGNHTDGWHQGVVGIAASKVVESHHHPALVCSIRDGIAHGSGRSIPQFNLIEALQTIGQDGLFLRYGGHPAAAGFCLPVERLPELQQRINAYARQVLPPDALTRVYVADGELPLGELTLPLVESLAKLEPHGIGNPHPRFILRGHILEQRILKDQHLKLILGDGPHRAEVLWWQRREYAEQLPRQAKVEVLGRPDINVWQGRTSLQFIATDIRLAT, from the coding sequence ATGTCCGTCCATGCCCCCCGCCGCTCCCTCAGCGGCGCTCTCTGGAAACAAGCCACCCCGCCGGCGGATGCCGTGAAGCGCCTGACGCAGGCGCTGGACATTCACCCGCTCGTCGCCACCTGCCTCATCAACCGGGGACTGACGACACCGGAACAGGCGGCCGCCTTTCTCACACCGGATTTGACCCACGTGCCCGACCCGCGCCCGATGCGCAACCTCACAGAAGCCCTGCATATCATCGGGCGGGCCGTGGAGCGCCGGGAGCGCATCCGCATCGTCGGAGACTACGACTGCGACGGCACGACCGGGCTGGTCACGCTCCGCAATGTGCTGCGGCAACTCGGCGTCCAGACGGACGACTTCGTTTCCTACTACGTTCCCGACCGGGAACAGGAAGGTTACGGACTCAATCCCGGCATCATCGGGCAGGCGGCCGCCGATGGCGTTCAGGTGCTCGTGTCGGTGGACATCGGCATCACCGCCCACCGCGAATGGGAAATGGCGCGGGCGCAGGGCATCGTCGGCGTGTGCATTGACCACCATACGGCGCTGGGCAGCCGGGTTCCGGCGGATGCCGTCGTGGTCTGCCCGAAACAGGTCGGCGACGCCTACCCGGAGAAAGACCTCGCCGCCTGTGGGCTGGCCTGGCAGATGGCCCGCGCCCTGCTCGGCGAACGCCCCAATGGGGAGGCATTTCTCCGCTCCCTGACCAAGCTCGTCGCCATCGGCACGTATGCCGATCTCGTTCCCCTCTCCAGCCCGGCCAACCGGGCCATCGTGGCGGAAGGGCTGCGCGGTCTCAACAGCGGCTCGAAAAATCCCGGTCTGTCCGCGCTCCTTGAAGTGGCGGGACTCAGGGAACGTCCCATCGGGGCCGGCGACCTTGGCTTCCGCCTCGGGCCGCGTATCAATGCCGCCGGGCGGATTGAAGGCACCACCGTGGGCATCATCCAGTTGTTCGACAGCCTCACACCGGATGAGGCCCGGCAGCGGGCGCAACAGATTGACGCCTGGAATACCGAACGCCAGGCCATTCAACGGCAATTGGTGGACCAGCTCGAAGCCCGGATTGCCAGCCAACCGCAGGATGATCCGGTTTATGTCCTGGCCGGCAACCATACCGACGGCTGGCATCAGGGCGTGGTCGGGATTGCGGCCTCGAAGGTCGTGGAAAGCCATCACCACCCGGCGCTGGTCTGTAGCATTCGGGACGGTATCGCCCACGGCTCCGGGCGCAGCATCCCCCAGTTCAATCTCATCGAGGCGCTTCAGACCATTGGCCAGGATGGGCTTTTTCTCCGCTACGGGGGACACCCGGCCGCCGCCGGTTTCTGCCTTCCGGTTGAACGGTTGCCGGAGTTGCAGCAGCGCATCAATGCCTACGCCCGGCAGGTCCTGCCGCCGGACGCCCTGACCCGCGTGTATGTTGCCGATGGCGAGCTGCCGCTGGGCGAACTGACCCTCCCGCTGGTCGAAAGCCTTGCCAAACTCGAACCCCACGGCATCGGCAACCCACACCCACGGTTCATCCTGCGCGGTCACATCCTGGAACAGCGCATCCTCAAGGATCAGCACCTCAAGCTCATCCTTGGCGACGGGCCGCACCGGGCCGAAGTGCTGTGGTGGCAGCGGCGGGAATATGCCGAACAACTCCCCCGGCAGGCCAAAGTCGAGGTCCTCGGCCGGCCGGACATCAACGTGTGGCAGGGCCGAACCAGCCTTCAGTTCATCGCCACCGACATCCGCCTGGCCACCTGA
- the metK gene encoding methionine adenosyltransferase, which yields MNNGNFLFSSESVTEGHPDKMADQISDAILDEVLRRDPQGRVACETLLATGLVVIAGEITTTAYVDFPTVARDVVRRIGYDNAEYGFDAKTCSVISTINAQSPDIAMGVDTGGAGDQGLMFGFACTETPELMPLPIQLAHRLTQRLAQVRRDGTLEYLRPDGKAQVSVEYRDGKPHRVAAVVVSTQHAESVKSDELRRDIERHVIRHIITNGMLDADTRLHINPTGRFVIGGPMGDTGLTGRKIIVDTYGGYAPHGGGAFSGKDPTKVDRSAAYMARYIAKNVVAAGLADRCQVQLAYAIGVAEPVSIYVETFGTGKIRPETIVELIRAHFSLTPRGIIETLDLRRPIYSPTAAYGHFGRNEESFTWERTDKAEVLRKEAGL from the coding sequence TTGAACAACGGCAACTTTCTTTTTTCCTCTGAATCCGTGACTGAGGGGCATCCCGACAAGATGGCCGACCAGATTTCGGACGCCATTCTCGATGAAGTGCTCCGCCGCGATCCCCAGGGGCGGGTGGCGTGCGAGACCCTGCTGGCAACCGGATTGGTGGTCATTGCCGGTGAAATCACCACGACCGCGTATGTGGACTTCCCGACGGTGGCGCGGGATGTCGTCCGGCGGATTGGTTACGACAATGCCGAGTATGGCTTCGACGCCAAGACCTGTTCGGTCATTTCCACCATCAATGCCCAGTCGCCGGACATCGCCATGGGGGTGGATACCGGCGGGGCCGGCGACCAGGGGCTGATGTTCGGCTTTGCCTGCACGGAAACGCCCGAACTCATGCCGCTGCCGATTCAACTGGCGCACCGGTTGACCCAGCGCCTGGCGCAGGTGCGGCGCGACGGCACGCTGGAGTATCTGCGGCCGGATGGCAAAGCCCAGGTGTCGGTCGAGTACCGGGACGGCAAACCACATCGCGTCGCGGCCGTGGTGGTTTCAACCCAGCATGCCGAATCGGTCAAATCCGATGAACTCCGGCGGGACATCGAGCGCCACGTCATCCGCCACATCATCACCAATGGCATGCTCGATGCCGATACCAGGCTGCACATCAATCCCACCGGGCGGTTTGTCATTGGCGGCCCCATGGGCGATACGGGGCTGACCGGGCGCAAGATCATCGTGGATACCTATGGCGGCTATGCCCCGCACGGCGGCGGCGCGTTTTCGGGCAAGGACCCGACGAAGGTGGACCGGTCGGCGGCCTACATGGCGCGCTACATCGCCAAGAACGTCGTGGCGGCCGGACTGGCTGACCGCTGCCAGGTGCAGTTGGCCTACGCCATCGGTGTTGCCGAGCCGGTCTCGATTTATGTCGAAACCTTCGGCACCGGAAAGATTCGCCCGGAAACCATTGTTGAACTCATCCGCGCGCACTTTTCCCTGACGCCCCGTGGCATCATTGAAACCCTCGATCTGCGCCGTCCCATTTACTCTCCAACGGCGGCTTACGGTCACTTCGGCCGCAATGAAGAGAGTTTCACCTGGGAGCGGACCGACAAAGCCGAGGTGCTGCGCAAGGAAGCCGGACTGTGA
- a CDS encoding methylmalonyl-CoA mutase, translating to MSSKKAETKRRTASGIELKPYYLPADAPPPTDEKPGEYPFTRGIHATMYRAKLWTMRQYAGFATAAESNARYRYLLSQGTTGLSVAFDLPTQIGLDSDSPLALGEVGKVGVAIDSLEDMAVLFDGIPLDQVSTSMTINATAPILLALYIAVGRRQGVTPDKLNGTVQNDILKEYIARGTYIYPPRPSLRLITDLFAYCAREVPNWNTISISGYHIREAGATAAQEIAFTLADGIAYVEAAIAAGLDVDTFGPRLSFFFNAHNNLFEEVAKFRAARRMWARIMRERFKATQPKAWQLRFHTQTAGSTLTAQQPEVNVIRTTVQALAAVMGGTQSLHTNGKDEALGLPTEESARIALRTQQVLAYESGVADVADPLGGSYFIEALTDELERQATAYIEKIDTLGGMLAAIEQGFPQREIQQAAFDYQRAVERNEAIVVGVNRFQVAEEHPIPIQRIDPEIERAQVERVRSLRARRDTAACTAALDALEAAARGTDNLMPYILDAVERYATVGEISDRLRRVFGEYQETVVF from the coding sequence ATGTCATCCAAAAAAGCTGAGACCAAGCGGCGGACCGCATCGGGTATCGAGCTGAAGCCTTACTACCTGCCTGCCGACGCCCCGCCCCCCACCGACGAAAAGCCCGGCGAGTACCCCTTCACGCGCGGCATTCACGCAACGATGTACCGCGCCAAGCTGTGGACGATGCGGCAGTACGCCGGCTTTGCCACCGCGGCGGAATCCAACGCCCGCTACCGCTACCTGCTGTCGCAGGGCACGACCGGTCTCAGCGTGGCCTTTGACCTGCCGACCCAGATTGGGCTGGACTCCGACTCCCCCCTCGCCCTGGGAGAAGTGGGCAAGGTCGGCGTCGCCATTGATTCCCTCGAAGACATGGCCGTGCTGTTTGACGGTATTCCGCTCGACCAGGTCTCGACCTCGATGACGATCAACGCCACGGCCCCCATTCTGCTTGCCCTCTACATCGCCGTCGGCCGGCGCCAGGGCGTCACCCCCGACAAACTCAACGGCACGGTCCAGAACGACATTCTCAAGGAATACATTGCGCGCGGGACGTACATCTATCCGCCCCGCCCCTCCCTGCGGCTCATCACCGACCTGTTTGCCTACTGCGCCCGCGAGGTGCCCAACTGGAACACCATTTCGATTTCGGGCTACCACATCCGGGAAGCCGGGGCGACGGCCGCCCAGGAAATTGCCTTCACGCTGGCCGACGGCATTGCCTACGTCGAAGCTGCCATTGCCGCCGGCCTCGACGTGGATACCTTTGGCCCGCGCCTGTCGTTTTTCTTCAACGCGCACAACAACCTGTTTGAAGAAGTCGCCAAGTTCCGCGCGGCCCGGCGCATGTGGGCCCGCATCATGCGCGAGCGGTTCAAAGCCACCCAGCCCAAGGCGTGGCAGTTGCGCTTCCACACGCAAACGGCCGGCAGCACGCTCACGGCCCAGCAGCCTGAAGTCAACGTCATTCGCACGACGGTGCAGGCGCTGGCGGCGGTGATGGGCGGTACGCAGTCGCTGCACACAAACGGCAAAGACGAGGCCCTGGGACTGCCGACGGAGGAATCCGCCCGGATTGCCCTGCGTACCCAGCAGGTGCTCGCCTATGAGTCCGGTGTCGCCGACGTAGCTGACCCCCTCGGCGGGTCCTACTTCATCGAAGCCCTGACCGATGAACTCGAACGGCAGGCCACCGCCTACATTGAAAAGATTGACACGCTGGGCGGCATGCTGGCGGCCATTGAGCAGGGTTTCCCGCAACGTGAAATCCAGCAGGCCGCCTTTGACTACCAGCGCGCCGTGGAGCGGAACGAAGCCATTGTCGTCGGCGTCAACCGCTTCCAGGTTGCCGAAGAGCACCCCATTCCCATCCAGCGCATTGATCCCGAAATCGAACGCGCGCAGGTTGAACGGGTACGCAGTCTGCGGGCACGGCGCGACACAGCCGCCTGCACGGCTGCCCTCGACGCCCTTGAAGCCGCCGCCCGTGGGACGGACAACCTGATGCCCTACATTCTCGATGCTGTTGAACGGTACGCCACCGTAGGCGAAATTTCCGACCGCCTGCGCCGCGTCTTCGGTGAATACCAGGAAACGGTTGTCTTCTAG
- the hpt gene encoding hypoxanthine phosphoribosyltransferase: MSEFSQPQLTVLFDAGQIQARIRELGAAITRDYAGQSPLLVVVLKGAVPFGADLVRAIDLPITLDFIAVSSYGMATKSSGEVRLLKDLDSSLRGQPVIIVEDIVDTGLTLAYLLDMFRRREAASVRVAALLDKPERRQREVEVSYVGFTIPNAFVVGFGLDYAERYRNLPYVAILDPAAVTEG, encoded by the coding sequence ATGTCGGAGTTTAGCCAGCCGCAGTTGACCGTGCTGTTTGATGCCGGGCAGATACAGGCGCGGATTCGGGAACTGGGCGCGGCCATCACCCGCGACTACGCCGGGCAGTCGCCGCTGCTCGTGGTGGTGCTCAAGGGGGCCGTCCCGTTTGGGGCCGATTTGGTACGCGCCATTGACCTGCCCATCACGCTCGATTTCATCGCCGTGTCCAGCTATGGCATGGCGACCAAGTCATCGGGCGAGGTGCGCCTGCTCAAGGACCTCGACAGCAGCCTGCGGGGGCAGCCGGTCATCATCGTGGAAGACATCGTGGATACGGGGCTGACCCTCGCCTACCTGCTCGACATGTTCCGCCGCCGCGAAGCGGCCTCGGTGCGGGTGGCGGCCCTGCTGGACAAACCCGAACGTCGCCAGCGGGAGGTGGAGGTATCCTATGTCGGGTTCACCATTCCCAATGCCTTTGTCGTCGGTTTTGGGCTGGATTATGCCGAGCGGTACCGCAACCTGCCGTACGTGGCCATTCTCGATCCAGCGGCTGTAACCGAAGGCTGA
- a CDS encoding sensor domain-containing diguanylate cyclase — translation MPSRFARTPFGLPYKLLIWGLGLAFWSLVIVIELKVLRGLWGDLFGLFRQRDGLAAAVFLLLLMVCAFLRRRSDAYAHLLAEDGLMVLFVLVFPTELTITLLGLAGVLESISQHAERLQRRLPMGDWLIVLGEIIFQGGVAAFIGLTGSTVEQAGHFSEWHLAPRFGLRELVVIPLIYLSIFTMRVSVSFLTLWTRGISLTLFLQDVRATQSVITFLAEFATVVLSIMIAVVYARLDFLPVVALGTVLVALVALLSKQAEAAARQQRTIAEMKILVGVGRALSNPAQTRRELLKTLYQEGRDLFRADSLAVYLFPEDDHRPQTLEWQSVTTARPKSERRGTNVPDFQQSGNWTANSSTGEQVALLPEMDALGLAEWCVQHKQALRLQDIEREAALYNYRWLTERLPYRSWMGVPLEAEKKVLGVISVASQQPQAFSEQDEEMLRALGQQLVGALEKARLYELATIDGLTGLLNARAVRARLAEVFAKTLADNGQMGVLMFDIDFFKKVNDTYGHEVGNEVLQYLSKLVRSKLRDTDIAGRYGGEEFIVILPQTPVKGALDVAERLRRHIAARPVPTTAGELPITASFGVAYLPMPGVTTPDKLVEVADQALYASKRNGRNRVTLASEPGVSESETSAPA, via the coding sequence ATGCCGTCGCGCTTTGCCCGAACGCCCTTTGGGCTGCCCTACAAGCTGCTGATATGGGGACTCGGCCTCGCTTTCTGGTCGCTGGTCATCGTCATCGAACTGAAAGTGCTGCGGGGGCTGTGGGGTGATCTGTTCGGACTCTTTCGCCAGCGCGATGGGCTGGCCGCGGCGGTGTTTCTGCTGCTTCTGATGGTGTGTGCCTTCCTGCGCCGCCGGTCGGACGCCTACGCCCATCTGCTGGCCGAAGACGGATTGATGGTGCTGTTCGTGCTGGTTTTCCCGACGGAACTGACCATCACGCTGCTCGGTCTCGCCGGCGTACTGGAATCCATCAGTCAACACGCCGAACGCTTGCAGCGACGACTCCCGATGGGCGACTGGTTGATCGTTTTGGGCGAGATCATCTTTCAGGGAGGTGTCGCTGCCTTCATCGGACTGACCGGAAGCACCGTTGAGCAGGCCGGCCATTTCAGCGAATGGCACCTGGCGCCTCGGTTTGGTCTGCGGGAACTGGTGGTGATTCCGCTTATCTACCTTTCCATCTTTACCATGCGGGTGAGCGTTTCGTTCCTGACCCTGTGGACGCGGGGCATCTCGCTGACACTGTTTCTTCAGGACGTGCGCGCGACCCAGTCGGTCATCACGTTTCTGGCTGAATTTGCCACCGTGGTGCTGTCCATCATGATTGCCGTGGTCTATGCGCGGCTGGACTTTCTGCCCGTGGTGGCGCTGGGCACGGTGCTGGTGGCGTTGGTGGCGCTGCTGAGCAAACAGGCCGAGGCAGCGGCGCGCCAGCAGCGGACGATTGCCGAGATGAAGATTCTCGTCGGAGTCGGGCGCGCCCTGAGTAATCCGGCGCAAACCCGCCGGGAGTTGCTCAAAACACTCTACCAGGAAGGGCGTGACCTGTTCCGCGCCGATTCGTTGGCGGTGTATCTGTTTCCCGAAGACGACCACCGGCCCCAGACGCTCGAATGGCAGTCGGTGACAACGGCGCGCCCGAAGTCAGAACGCCGGGGAACAAACGTGCCGGATTTCCAGCAGAGCGGGAACTGGACGGCGAACAGTTCCACCGGAGAGCAGGTGGCGCTCCTGCCCGAAATGGATGCCCTGGGTTTGGCTGAATGGTGTGTGCAGCACAAGCAGGCGCTGCGGCTTCAGGACATCGAGCGCGAGGCGGCGTTGTACAACTACCGGTGGCTGACCGAACGCCTGCCCTATCGCTCCTGGATGGGCGTGCCACTGGAGGCCGAAAAAAAAGTGCTGGGTGTCATCAGCGTGGCCAGTCAACAGCCGCAGGCTTTTTCCGAACAGGACGAAGAAATGCTCCGCGCCCTGGGACAGCAACTGGTCGGGGCGCTCGAAAAGGCCCGGCTCTATGAACTGGCCACCATAGACGGGCTGACCGGGTTGCTCAATGCCCGTGCTGTCCGGGCCAGACTGGCTGAGGTCTTTGCCAAAACCCTGGCTGATAATGGTCAGATGGGTGTCCTGATGTTTGACATTGACTTTTTCAAAAAGGTCAACGACACCTACGGCCACGAAGTCGGCAACGAGGTGTTGCAATACCTGTCCAAGCTGGTCAGAAGCAAACTGCGGGATACCGACATTGCCGGACGCTACGGCGGTGAGGAATTCATCGTGATTTTGCCACAGACGCCGGTCAAAGGAGCGCTCGATGTCGCCGAACGCCTCCGCCGGCATATTGCCGCCCGTCCCGTTCCGACGACCGCCGGAGAACTGCCCATCACGGCCAGCTTTGGGGTGGCCTACCTTCCCATGCCGGGAGTGACAACGCCCGACAAACTCGTGGAGGTGGCCGACCAGGCACTCTATGCCTCAAAGCGCAACGGACGCAACCGGGTCACATTGGCGTCGGAGCCGGGTGTGTCGGAGTCCGAAACCTCGGCTCCGGCGTAG
- the serS gene encoding serine--tRNA ligase encodes MLALDFIRQHLDLVRRALLNRRTDLTLDSFTELDATRRRLIAEVEQRRAALNRVSPQIGALLKAGQQDEAEAKRAEMRELKASIEALEAERESVEQRLQELVRIIPNVPHESVPVGDESANQEVARWGEPRHFDFPPKDHVELGTALGILDLERAAKVSGARFAVLKGLGAKLERALISFMLDLHLTGHGYTEVLPPFIVNGEALFGTGQLPKFEPDLFKLTDERGLYLIPTAEVPVTNLHRGEVLDGAQLPIRYVAYTPCFRSEAGSYGRDTRGLIRQHQFDKVELVAFVKPEDSYAELERLTANAEAVLQRLELPYRKVVLATGDLGFAAAKTYDLEVWLPSQQTYREISSCSNFEAFQARRADIRFRREPGMKPEFVHTLNGSGLAVGRTWLALLENHQQADGSVVIPPALRPYLEGRERLA; translated from the coding sequence ATGCTTGCCCTTGATTTCATCCGCCAGCACCTCGACCTCGTTCGTCGCGCCCTGCTCAACCGCCGCACCGATCTCACGCTTGACAGCTTCACCGAACTCGACGCCACGCGCCGGCGGCTGATTGCGGAAGTCGAACAGCGCAGAGCTGCGCTCAACCGGGTCAGTCCCCAGATTGGCGCGCTGCTCAAGGCCGGGCAGCAGGACGAAGCGGAAGCCAAACGTGCTGAAATGCGGGAACTCAAGGCCAGCATTGAAGCCCTCGAAGCTGAACGGGAAAGTGTCGAACAGCGCCTGCAGGAACTCGTGCGCATCATTCCGAACGTGCCCCACGAGTCTGTCCCGGTCGGCGATGAATCGGCCAACCAGGAAGTCGCGCGCTGGGGCGAACCGCGCCACTTCGACTTCCCCCCCAAGGACCACGTCGAACTTGGCACGGCGCTCGGTATTCTGGACCTGGAACGCGCTGCCAAGGTGTCAGGCGCGCGCTTTGCCGTCCTCAAGGGGCTGGGAGCCAAACTGGAACGGGCGCTCATCAGCTTCATGCTCGACCTGCACCTGACCGGACACGGCTACACGGAAGTGCTCCCACCGTTCATCGTCAATGGCGAGGCCCTGTTTGGCACGGGACAGCTTCCCAAATTCGAGCCGGACCTGTTCAAGCTGACCGATGAGCGCGGTCTGTACCTGATTCCCACGGCTGAAGTCCCGGTCACCAATCTGCACCGGGGTGAAGTGCTCGACGGCGCGCAACTACCCATCCGGTATGTTGCCTACACGCCCTGCTTTCGCAGCGAAGCCGGCAGTTATGGCCGCGACACCCGTGGGCTTATCCGCCAGCACCAGTTTGACAAGGTCGAACTCGTGGCGTTTGTCAAACCCGAAGACAGCTACGCGGAACTCGAACGCCTGACGGCCAACGCAGAAGCGGTGTTGCAGCGTTTGGAACTGCCCTACCGCAAGGTCGTGCTGGCCACCGGCGATCTGGGCTTTGCGGCGGCCAAAACCTACGATCTGGAAGTCTGGCTGCCCAGCCAGCAGACCTACCGGGAAATTTCTTCGTGCAGCAACTTTGAAGCCTTCCAGGCACGCCGCGCCGACATCCGCTTCCGGCGCGAACCTGGTATGAAGCCGGAGTTCGTCCACACGCTCAACGGCTCCGGGTTGGCGGTTGGGCGGACGTGGCTGGCGCTGCTCGAAAATCACCAGCAGGCCGATGGCTCGGTGGTCATTCCACCGGCGCTGCGCCCCTACCTGGAGGGACGCGAACGGTTGGCCTGA
- a CDS encoding ABC transporter ATP-binding protein codes for MESTTVSLEAAPATALRPQSVTPSAALIETKDVWKTYRMGDEVIHALHGVSFTIQRNEYIAIIGPSGSGKTTLMNIIGCLDTPTKGEYWLNGKLVSAMNDDELARVRNQEIGFVFQTFNLLPRATALHNVELPLIYSGVPAAERLQRARRALEQVDLAHRMHHRPNELSGGQRQRVAIARALVNNPSIILADEPTGNLDSATSREIMALLDVLHERGNTIIVVTHEPDIAAYAHRVLTIRDGRIATDTRNERRALALAGQAQPV; via the coding sequence ATGGAAAGTACCACTGTGTCGCTTGAAGCCGCACCGGCCACGGCCCTGCGCCCGCAATCCGTAACACCGTCGGCCGCGCTCATCGAGACCAAAGACGTGTGGAAAACCTACCGGATGGGGGATGAGGTCATCCACGCGCTGCACGGGGTGAGTTTCACCATCCAGCGCAACGAGTACATCGCCATTATCGGGCCGTCCGGGTCAGGAAAAACCACCCTGATGAACATCATCGGCTGCCTCGACACGCCGACCAAAGGTGAATACTGGCTCAACGGCAAACTCGTTTCGGCCATGAACGATGATGAACTGGCCCGGGTGCGCAATCAGGAAATCGGGTTTGTCTTCCAGACCTTCAACCTGCTGCCCCGTGCCACGGCCCTGCACAATGTCGAACTGCCCCTCATCTACAGCGGCGTGCCGGCGGCTGAACGGCTGCAACGCGCCAGGCGGGCGCTCGAACAGGTTGACCTGGCGCACCGCATGCACCACCGCCCGAATGAACTCTCCGGCGGACAGCGGCAACGGGTCGCCATTGCGCGGGCGCTGGTCAACAATCCCTCCATCATTCTGGCGGATGAACCAACCGGCAACCTCGACTCGGCCACGAGCCGGGAAATCATGGCGCTGCTCGATGTCCTTCACGAACGCGGCAACACCATCATCGTGGTGACGCACGAGCCTGACATCGCCGCGTATGCCCACCGGGTCCTGACCATCCGCGACGGACGCATCGCCACGGACACCCGGAATGAGCGCCGGGCGCTGGCCCTGGCCGGACAGGCCCAGCCCGTGTGA
- the ahcY gene encoding adenosylhomocysteinase produces MSTSVAQVKHYDVADLALAPLGRKRIEWADREMPVLRLIRERFAKERPLEGLRLVACCHVTTETANLARALQAGGAEAVLIASNPLSTQDDVAASLVADFGIPVFARKGESTDDYRKHVLLALDTNPHLIIDDGGDVISTLVKERSDLVPNVLGSTEETTTGIQRLRAMQVSGVLPFPVIAVNDAQTKHMFDNRYGTGQSTLDGVIRATNLLMAGRTLVVVGYGWCGKGVAMRGRGLGANVIVCEVNPIRAIEAVMDGFRVMPIAEAATQGDVFITVTGNRHVIDRQHFAAMKDGAIVCNSGHFDLELNLVALKEMAREVRDVRPFVQEYELAETGRRVIVLGEGRLINLAAAEGHPASVMDMSFANQALSAEYLKKHAGSLEKTIHRLPEEVDLEIASLKLEAMGVRIDTLTAEMVEYINSWEHGT; encoded by the coding sequence ATGAGTACCAGTGTCGCACAAGTCAAACACTATGACGTGGCCGATTTGGCGCTGGCGCCCCTGGGGCGCAAGCGTATTGAATGGGCCGACCGTGAAATGCCCGTCTTGCGGCTGATTCGGGAGCGGTTTGCCAAAGAGCGCCCACTTGAAGGGCTGCGGCTGGTCGCCTGCTGCCACGTAACGACGGAAACCGCCAATCTCGCCCGGGCCCTTCAGGCGGGCGGGGCCGAAGCCGTTCTCATTGCCTCCAATCCGCTTTCGACGCAGGACGACGTGGCGGCCTCGCTGGTGGCCGACTTCGGTATCCCGGTATTTGCCCGCAAGGGGGAGTCCACCGACGACTACCGCAAGCACGTGCTGCTGGCGCTCGACACCAACCCGCACCTCATCATTGATGACGGCGGGGATGTCATCTCGACACTGGTCAAAGAGCGAAGCGATTTGGTGCCCAACGTTCTGGGCAGTACCGAAGAAACGACCACCGGGATTCAGCGCCTCCGGGCCATGCAGGTCAGTGGCGTCCTGCCGTTTCCGGTCATTGCCGTCAACGACGCCCAGACCAAGCACATGTTCGACAACCGCTACGGCACGGGACAATCCACGCTCGATGGGGTGATTCGCGCCACGAACCTGCTGATGGCCGGGCGGACCCTGGTTGTCGTCGGTTACGGCTGGTGCGGCAAGGGCGTCGCCATGCGCGGGCGCGGGTTGGGCGCCAACGTCATCGTGTGTGAAGTCAATCCTATCCGGGCGATTGAAGCCGTCATGGATGGCTTTCGGGTCATGCCCATTGCCGAAGCCGCTACGCAGGGGGATGTGTTCATCACTGTCACCGGCAACCGCCATGTCATTGACCGCCAACATTTTGCTGCCATGAAAGACGGCGCCATCGTCTGCAACTCCGGCCACTTCGACCTGGAACTCAACCTGGTTGCTCTCAAGGAAATGGCGCGTGAGGTACGTGATGTGCGCCCGTTCGTACAGGAATACGAGCTGGCCGAGACCGGCCGCCGCGTCATCGTTCTGGGCGAGGGACGGCTCATCAACCTTGCCGCCGCCGAAGGCCATCCGGCAAGCGTGATGGATATGAGCTTTGCCAATCAGGCGTTGTCGGCTGAATACCTCAAAAAGCACGCGGGAAGCCTCGAAAAAACCATTCACCGCCTGCCGGAAGAGGTGGACCTGGAGATTGCCTCCCTCAAGCTTGAAGCCATGGGCGTCCGCATTGATACGCTCACGGCCGAGATGGTCGAATACATCAACAGTTGGGAGCACGGCACGTAA